In Neisseria animalis, a single window of DNA contains:
- a CDS encoding phage virion morphogenesis protein has translation MIEINLDSKSVDRSLSQLLTNLGNSRKMMRGVATEMISLTEENFENESFGGDKWPQSKRAAQGGKTLQLTGQLAASISTQVGNDFARIGSNKPYAAIHHLGGQAGRGRKVTIPARPYLPINGSGQLQNGADKRIIDIALESLKAGL, from the coding sequence ATCAACCTAGACTCAAAATCAGTAGACCGCAGCTTGAGCCAGCTGTTAACCAACCTAGGCAACTCACGCAAAATGATGAGAGGCGTGGCCACAGAAATGATTTCACTCACCGAAGAAAACTTTGAGAATGAGAGTTTCGGCGGTGACAAATGGCCACAAAGCAAACGCGCGGCGCAAGGCGGCAAAACCCTGCAACTGACCGGCCAACTTGCCGCCAGCATTTCCACCCAAGTCGGCAACGACTTCGCACGAATCGGCAGCAACAAACCCTATGCCGCTATCCACCATCTCGGCGGCCAAGCCGGACGCGGCAGAAAAGTCACTATTCCGGCCAGACCATACCTCCCCATCAACGGCAGCGGCCAACTCCAAAACGGAGCCGACAAACGCATCATCGATATCGCGCTCGAATCACTCAAAGCAGGTCTCTAA